attttttattttttaaaaattaaaaaataaaaataaaataattacattgagatattatatttttaataataaaaatataaaaaaattaattagtattatattcaaactaaataattagaaatatgtaattaaatataaaataattatttatcgattaatcaacaaaaaaaattatataaattaaataaaatatcaaaattaattcaacATAATCATTtaaccaataaaattttattggatTAACACCTCTAACATCAATAGTTAGTCCGAGATGCTAATGGTAGGTTTCTAGCGGCTAAAGCGGATTGTTTTAGCAGTCAGATGGAGGTTAAGTGTGCTGAGGCAGTAACTTTTCGAGAGGCATTGAACTGAATTAAAGAGTGCGGATgggatcgagttcttttcgaatcGGATGCTCAGGTTCTTATTGTGTCCATTAACAATGTTTCATTAGATGATTTATCACCTTTTGATCTTTTTGATTTAAGATTGTAAATTGCTTCTATCCAGTTATGAGGAAGCAAGATGTGCTTTTATTCACAggtctgcgaatgatgtcgctcatgttGTAGCAAAatcggctcattctgagtcaggtcaaggagtttggatTCATGTCCATATTCCTCATATAGTTTCCTTGATGGTTTtgagttaataatatttttttcattttcaaaaaaaaaaaaaaaaagtgttaaCCGATGACTTAATCAAGGGAAGGAAaggttttttttgttaaaagcGGTAGAAAAAAGTCGATGAAGTGAAGGTCTATAGTCCCTAGAAGAAAAGGGAGAAGGAGTGAATTTTTTTGTATACGGCTCCATTTATTTCacgattaaaaaatattttttatattttatgatatttaaatatttaaaaaatttaagtaattgaaaatattttattaattaaagaaaaaataaattattttttatattttaaaatttctattaatatttttataaagaaaattttacataaaaaatattttttaaatatatattattttctacaaataaatagagtttttgtaatatttaattataaatataggtTATTTTTGTAAAACTATTTTTTCTTTGGGCTGGGCCTTTAATTTTATGggttatatttatattacaCTTCGGATAATGAATTTCTTTTCTAACGAAAATGAGAGtatggaaatttttttttttttcaattaatagtgataatgataaaatattaaaagaatccAAACCGTCAAAgtcgattttgatcaagaagGGAAAGATTTGACCAAAACTCACCCCGTCAATTCGTTTATTTCTAGGAAGGCGCCAACATACTCCCAGGCTCTTGCAGAGAAAAATCCTTACCACCTCGCTAAGTTTCCTTTCTAACATTAAGCACACGGTCCCATTCTTCCCTGTTCCAAACCCACACATAGAATTTGGCCTCAAAGATGGAATCGCCAAAATCAACAATTCATGCACTTGCTCTGTTTTTATCGCTATCACTCTTCATATGCATCGGTTTTGCTGCTTCTGGCGGTAGAATTGGCGGCAACTCTTTCTCTAAGCGATCATCACCACGGTCGTCTTCTCATTCGTCGCAGTTCTCACCATCAAATCATTATTGCCATCATCATTATCGCCATGGAAGTACAGGGTGCAGTTCATTATCATCTCAAAATCAGAAGATTGAGTGGGAAGGAAGTGTAACATCTACTCCTACCTGGGTTGCTGTTATTATAACTATTGGTGTGGTAGGAGCTATTTCAGTGGCTGTATATTTCGAGTACATGCACAACAGTGGCAGCGTTATTATGGTCCAGGTAGGTCAAattcatttcagttttatcagGCCAAAGTTAGCatcgaaagaaaaaaaaaatcgaaatctTTCTCGGGAAAGAACAAATTAATTGCAATTTCATCCAATTGAACTAAATTGGACTTCCAATCCTTTCAAGGGTTGCTACTTGTTTCTCAGTCATTTCCTGTTTGACAAAATGACTAGCTAGACAGATAGGCCAATGCTTTGTTGCCAAagaaaagaatatatatataatcggtCAAAGTTCAATTGAACCATCGAGATCGTGGCGTCAGCAGGTGGGACTTGGCTAAAAATGGGTCCTACCATATACGAATGCTCTTGCATTTTATTTCCTTGATTTTTCGTGATTCTGTCTGATACAAGTAATTCTGTAAAACCGAAATTGATTTTTATCTATCCTGGTTAATCGATTCAACTTGGAAATTCTCCCTTTTATGTAGGTTGGGTTAACAGGCAAGGCTCCCTCACTTCAAAAAGAGCTCAATGAAATTGCAGAAACTACAGACACTGGTTCACCAAATGGATGGCAATTCATACTGACAGGTAGTTAGTTTGGAACTTTTGGCATTACTGTAAACTGTGATGTTGATGAATTATTTTGAGTTATTGAGATTACCGGTATCGATCGTGAATATCTAATCAAACATGTTAAAGACGCAGTTACCTTTTTGTTGCTAATACATGTGGTACATCATGGATGTAGAGACCACATTAGCTCTGCTTCGACATTCAGCACACTTCATATCTGGTTATTCATCTGTAAGCCAATTTTATCTTCTCTTATGACTAAGTTGAAGCTTCTCATTCTGTTTAAATTTTGACGCTTTAGTTTCtattactatttttaaattCCTCAGAATATATGCTGATAGTTTTTCACTATTATAATGTCTGCCAAAGAAATGACTGTCTTTAAGCACTAAATGGAAGTTGCATCTTCCAACTTAACATTGTATTTTCATTTCGCTTTCCTTCTTGGAACTCATGACATGTGAGTAGGAAATTGCTGTTCCCTGAGATTGATTATTTGAACTCATGTACTTGGAGTAATGAAGGTACTAGGAAAATATTATGTAATAAGGGCGCAGGAAAATATAACATGAAATTTCAATTtgtcaattatattttttaagggACTGGTGAACCATTCAAGAAATTTCTACACAAATATTCAATTAGTTCATACTTGTTTGTCTAACTCAAGTTGGATAACTTTCAAATAGCTAAAGGAACCTTTTAGGCATTTCATATGTTGAGCGATATAAGAATTTTTAACGTGCTTACAACTTTTTTAACAGGTGAAACAGGAATGGGGTGTTGAAAATGTGGAGAAGGGATTCAGAGAACTCTCAAGTGAAGAAAGAGGGAAAATGGACGTGGAGTCTCTAGTTAATGTCAACAATGTCAAGATGCAAAGACCAGTTAGTCGTAAAGCTAGCAAACATCACAAAGATTATATTGTGGTAAAGTCATCTGCTTTGGCATTCAGATAGTATGATTATttcattttctaaaaataaGTAGTTatactctttctttttctttttttctttctgtcACATTGCAACATATCTATCTGGAATTGTTAAGAATCCTCTGCAGTCCTGTGCTTTTTTTGCAACAACACATGCTATTGACAATGTTCTAGAGAATATCTCAGAATTGATTCTTTGCCACCAATTTGCGATGTGCAGCCTTTGCAACTCATTCTTTAGTGCATTCAAAGCTCAATCCTTCCACGGAGGAGTCTTGAAGATTCCCAGTTGATATTAAATTCTACAAGGAAGAATTTCATAGTAAAACAAATGTGaaggaaataattttttatataactgtctttttaattttatatctttttttaaatggaatttTCTACTTTGTTTATATAAAGTGTTGCATATTGAAGGTacattaattgaattaaacatGGTTTGTAAATAACACACTATG
The genomic region above belongs to Manihot esculenta cultivar AM560-2 chromosome 3, M.esculenta_v8, whole genome shotgun sequence and contains:
- the LOC110610792 gene encoding uncharacterized protein LOC110610792 isoform X2, with the protein product MESPKSTIHALALFLSLSLFICIGFAASGGRIGGNSFSKRSSPRSSSHSSQFSPSNHYCHHHYRHGSTGCSSLSSQNQKIEWEGSVTSTPTWVAVIITIGVVGAISVAVYFEYMHNSGSVIMVQVGLTGKAPSLQKELNEIAETTDTGSPNGWQFILTETTLALLRHSAHFISGYSSVKQEWGVENVEKGFRELSSEERGKMDVESLVNVNNVKMQRPVSRKASKHHKDYIVPLQLIL
- the LOC110610792 gene encoding uncharacterized protein LOC110610792 isoform X1, which produces MESPKSTIHALALFLSLSLFICIGFAASGGRIGGNSFSKRSSPRSSSHSSQFSPSNHYCHHHYRHGSTGCSSLSSQNQKIEWEGSVTSTPTWVAVIITIGVVGAISVAVYFEYMHNSGSVIMVQVGLTGKAPSLQKELNEIAETTDTGSPNGWQFILTETTLALLRHSAHFISGYSSVKQEWGVENVEKGFRELSSEERGKMDVESLVNVNNVKMQRPVSRKASKHHKDYIVVTILLAAKGSYEVPAIRSIHDMKDALRSLNIGSSSLLAVEVLWTPQDENDTLSEEAMLEDYPLLRPI